A window of Amaranthus tricolor cultivar Red isolate AtriRed21 chromosome 8, ASM2621246v1, whole genome shotgun sequence genomic DNA:
CTTTTTTTTTCTAGGCATGAATTAtgatataattttgatttttattgttaatttcttttgttttttctcGAAAGGGAAGATGCCAAGATGGTGTGATTAGTTTCTTTATTGCTGCCGTGTGTCATATATATTCATATCTATGGAACGAAACCATTTACAAAACTTAAGGGAATATATTGCCCACATTCCTATGAAATTATagtggaaaatttttttttcctacaacTTCTCTTCTCCTTTTTATTTCATGTTAATTCcacaattttttttgtataaaattgGGTGCAGTTTTCCCTTTTTCCCTAATACATATGGTTTAGGTTTTTTAtatgacaattgatccttggttgtaagtttatttaatataattcataaatgtttttttgataattaattgttGGTCGTACGGtgtttgataattaataattaattgttcGTCGTAGGGtctttaacaattaattattggTCGTAGCtttgactttttattttttgtaatagtTGAGAAAAACGCATACAAaagccaaaaatcaatattgCACAAAGTTGAATACTCCCTTCCATTTAGGTTATGTAGGTTATGTGTCTAAtttttttatggtcaagtcaccttaattgtttcatttctatatttggtatgggtttttaacttggtcccacttttgactcttcttaaaatccgtaaaaagtcaaatgacaCTCCTAAGATGagtaggagggagtataatacaTCACTATTGGAAACCAAACTATTAGTGTAAAAATAAatgctttttcttttttttaaaaaaagttatccAATCTTGTTgcgatttttctacaataatcccgcttattaattaatcataaataatctcaAACTATTAAGTCATTACCCAAAAATATTATTCCTCAAAAAGTTAATAGGTAaacttacaaaataaaataaaataaaaataaaattacaaaagtattaacaaaagtaaaaaaatcagATAATAACCACTATGAATAACCCAGCAAACAACTTTCCCATTCGCCCCCCAAGTATCTTCATGGTATTTGAACATCAAAGAAATTGATGTCTGATTTTTATGCATAATGAGTTTAttattcaaaatgaattttgtaGCAGTAAAATCTCCCAAGAATTCTTGTTTAGAAAAAAAGGACCTCAAGGTTCAAATGCATAAATGAAATAAATGCTATGAACGAAAAAAAAATGTGGGAGAAAACAATTGACATTAACCTTCGCTTTAAGCTCTTGGCAGAATCTATTACAATTCTCTTCATGAGCACTAAATACCAATGTTTCGACCGGAATTACGAAATAGTTACCCCATCATGGTAATCGtgacgtccgttttttgaaaaaatattgttaatttatgtgttttaatttttaattatttaaaaatacagGAATAAATGAGATACTACTacatagacaacttaacctctcaaattgTTCAAAACTTCAAACTTAAAGGTCCAATAACGTTTTCCGCTAAGTGTAGTCATTTGCAGAGGAATATAAtacattaggtagttttttgaaaaaatatatatatatcaaattgttTTTTGCAAATACACTTAtacattaggtagtttctttatatatatatatatatatatatatatatatatatatatatatatggcctAGGTACTAAAGCATGCACTAGTAGTAGTTGGATCTTATACCGTTATACCTTTGCGCTCCTTCTACCATAATATGATTCTACCATAATATGATTGTACATGGTCATAAGTTATTCATTTCACTTAAGGAAAGCAAGCTTGACTAACGTTTCTCTTACTTTGCTGCATCATATTCTGTATATTATAATTGATTTAGTCTTTCAATAGCAAAAAATGGCTTTTGTCTTCTTTAACctgattttgattattttcatcaattttcatttttagcgTAGGTCCATCAAGTCAACACCAAGTCACAGTTGTTCTTATTAGATTTCCATCAAAATGTCTTCGTCAACACCAAATCAAGGTTCCAAAAATTTTGGACGCTTAAACGACAAAGCGAGAATTATGGCTCAGACTATTGTTGATGCAAAGCTTCATGCAAATTTTGAGGATTCCAGCAGTGATTTTGATTACTCTAGTTCTATTCGTGCTACTAGCTGTATTGGACGAAAACAACCTCCAAAGACTGATAAGGTCACCTCATCTTATCTTATCCGGATACAGAAAGGAAAGataattcaaccttttggaTGCTTGCTTGCCCTCGATGAGAATACCTTTAGGGTGATTGCCTATAGTGAGAATGCCTCAGAAATGCTAACAATGGTTAGTCATGTCGTACCAAGTATAGGGAATCATCCAATGATTGGGATCGGAACTGATGTAAGGACTATATTTACTGCACCAAGTGCTTCTGCACTGCAGAAGGCTTTAGAGTATCCTGATGTTTCTCTTTTAAATCCGATCTTAGTTCATAGCAAAGCTTCTGGAATCCCTTTCTATGCGATCATTCACCGGGTAACAAGCAGCTTAGTTATTGACTTTGAACCCGTGAAGCTATATGAAGTTCCAATGACAGTTTCAGGTGCCCTGCAATCTTACAAGCTTGCAGCCAAAGCGATTACTCGTTTGCAATCTTTGCCAAGTGGAAATCTCGGCAGACTTGTCGATACCATGGTTCAGGCGGTCTTTGAGTTAACCGGATATGACAGGGTAATGGCATACAAATTTCATGAAGATGACCATGGAGAAATTGTGTCTGAGATTACAAAGCCTAACCTCGACCCATACCTAGGCTTGCATTATCCTGCAACTGATATTCCACAGGCTGCCCGATTCTTGTTTATGAAGAATAAGGTCCGTCTGATATGTGATTGCCGTGCAAAAGGTGTGCAGGTGATTCAGGATCAAATTCATCCATTTGAGTTGACTTTATGTGGTTCAACTCTCAGGGCGCCACATGGTTGTCATGTTCAATATATGGAGAATATGAACTCTATAGGATCCTTGGTCATGGCTGTCGTTGTTAATGACGAGGATGGAGAAAACAACGGAGCTATTCCTGCTACGCCCCAACAAAAGAGGAAGAGACTATGGGGTTTAGTTGTCTGCCACCACACATCTCCAAGGTTTGTCCCATTTCCTATGCGTTACGCTTGTGAATTTCTAGCTCAAGTATTTGCCATCCATGTGAATAAAGAACTAGTGTTGGAAAACCAATTCCTCGAGAAGAAAATCCTCAAAACTCAAACTCTCCTCTGTGATATGCTGATGAGGGATGTTCCTTTAGGCATAGTGACAAAAAGTCCAAACATTATGGATCTCGTCAAGTGCGATGGCGCTGTGCTTTTGTACAGCGATAAGTTATGGAAACTTGGGGTCACCCCAACGGATGACCAAGTTAGAGATATCGCTTTGTGGCTATCCATTCATCATGAAAATTCTACAGGACTAAGCACTGATAGTTTGTATAAAGCTGGTTATCCGGGAGCTCTTACTCTTGGCGGTTCTTTTTGTGGGATGGCCGCTGTAAAAATCACTTCAAAGAACATCGTATTGTGGTTCCGTTCTCACACTGCTGCAGAGTTAAAATGGGCCGGTGAGAAACATCGGCCCAATGATAAGGATGATGAATCAAAGATGCACCCTAGATCATCATTCAAGGTGTTCCTCGAGGTTGTGAAGAATAGGAGTGTACCTTGGAAGGATTTTGAGATGGATGCTATTTATTCATTACAGCTTATTCTTAGAAATGCTTTCAAGGATAGGGAAGCAGCAGACGTTAATACGTCTATAATCAATTCTAAAATCAGTGATCTTAAGATTGATGGCATCAAAGAGCTTAAAGCAGTTACCCATGAGATGGCGCGCTTGATTGAAACAGCCACAGTCCCTATTTTCGCCGTTGACTCTGGTGGATTTGTTAATGGTTGGAACACCAAAATTTCCGAGCTCACTGGGCTTCCTGTAATAAAAGCTGTTGGAAAACATATATCAGAACTAGTTGCAGACACTTCAATTGATATTTTCTGGAATTTGCTGCACTTAGCATTACAAGGTCTGTTTTATTATACTATTTTTGAACATAATTTGTTTGTTAGCTGGGCTCATGACTATTGGCATTATAGAATTCTTCCTCTTTGATCTAAACTTTTCTATTGGAACAAATGTGAACTTAAGAAATTATGTTACCAGTGAATTTTACTTCCATAGATCTTATCGtatgttatttttcttgtaCTCCATCTCTTAAAGTTTGTCCATGTTAGAATATTCAAtggtttttcttgaatatatatgAGTTAAAACATATCCTGATATGATTAGATTCATATTAATGTATAGAGTtttgatatataattttttatgaaacgtatttaaagatattaacgCACGAAATACGCTTTGCAAAATTCAAACTGAGCAAACTTTTAGTAATGGAGATAGTAGcttgaaatttttgttttaaaatgaaattctaAGCATTAAGACTGAAAGGCTGATGATGATATTGAACACACCCTTACATATGCTAAAAACATCATGATTTATACCTTTGTACGTACCGTGCATATAATATAGAAAAAATCTAACTTTTTGGTACTGGTTCTTCATTCTTCAGGAAAAGAGGAGACTAATGTTCAGTTCGAGATCAAAAGGCATCATTCGGTGGTAGACAGTCCCGTCATCTTAGTTGTGAATGCTTGTTCAAGCAAGGATGTCAATGGAAATGTTATCGGGGCATGTTTCATTGCTCAGGATATAACTGGTCAGAAATCAGTTATGGACAAGTTCACACGAATTGAAGGCGATTATAAAGCTATAGTACATAATCCAACACCTTTGATTCCGCCGATATTTGGAACAGATGAATTTGGGTGGTGTTCGGAATGGAATCCTGCAATGTCGAAGTTAACAGGATATGAGCGAGAGGATGTCATTGATAAGATGTTACTAGGGGAGGTTTTTGGTACCCAGAAAGCATGTTGTCGTCTTAAAAATCTCGAGTCATTTGTAAACCTTGGTGTTGTACTTAATGGTGCTTTGAGTGGCCAAGATACCGAAAAAATTCCAATTGGCTTTTTCACTCGTAATGGGAAGTTCATTGAAACCCTGATTTGCGTAAGCAAAAAGTTAAACAGAGACGGTGCAGTCACTGGTGTTTTTGGCTTCTTGCAGCTTGCTAGTCAGGATTTTCAGGACACATTTCATGTACAACGACTAGCTGAGCAAGCTGCTCTTAAGAGGCTAAAAGCATTGGCCTATATGAAAACACAGATAAGAAATCCTTTGTCAGGCATTATGTTCTCTAGAAAGATGCTCGAGGGTACCGACATAGGAGAAGAGCAAAGGTTGCTCTTGCACACAAGTGCTCAGTGCCAACGACAACTTAACAAGATCCTTGAAGATTCAGATTTGGATAGCATCATTGATGGGTATGAATTCATATTTACCAATTATGATTCTTATTCTATTGAGAAATGTTTTGAAGTTAAAATGTCAAGGTAAAGTTCTTTGTGGTAGTATATTAGTagataaaattttcattattagaATTGTTTATAGTTCTTTAGTTTTATAGTTTAAAATATTATGACGGCTTATTACTATAACATGTGCGGTTCTTATTAACGTGAGTTGTAAATGATAATTGCTATCAAGATTCAATTAGAAACAATCTCTTGATAGATTGTATACCATATGTTGGGCGTGAGAGTGTAATATATATTGGAGCCTCAACCATAAGTTTAACATTTTGTCAGGGTTGGTTCTTTGTTATGCTTAAATTAATGATTGAGGCCCGACATATGTTATATACACTATCATGTCCTCTTACTTGAGAGttctttgggctagaagtgtggatgaaACACAAGTCCCCTTATACTTGATGCTAATAATTCCAATTAAAAAGAAGGGAGAGCGAGATTCAAACCGGTGACGACCTAGccatctgataccatgttaaggaaccaactcaaccaaaagtttaaatttatacttgatGCCCaacatatgttatatactctatcacctATTTGTCTTCTCAAAGAAGGGTCGTGATGCGTACATCCGACCCTCCAAACCTTACTTAGATGAGAGCCACTTTACGATATTGGGATAATAATGTGTATCAAAATGGTTTATTTGATGGTGATAGGAACATTGAGTTAGAAATGGTGGAATTTTCTATCCAAGATATAGTAGTAGCGTCTATGAGTCAGATAATGGCGAAGAGCAATGATAAAGGAATTCGGATAGAAAACGAGACATCAGAAGAGTTCCTAAAGGAGACTTTGTGTGGAGATAGCCTAAGGCTCCAGCAAGTCCTGGCAGATTTTCTGTTTGTTTCAGTAACTTGTACACCTGCTGGAGGACAAGTTGGAATTAAAGTTGGCTTGGTAAAATACAAGGTAGAGGAATCTGTTCTGCTAGCAAATTTGGAGTTCAGGTATAGTTGCATCACCCAAACCATAACTTTAATTACAATAAACATATGTATatgattttttgtttgtttcactTAATTGACATTGTATGTAAACAGTATTCTCCAGAATACGTTGATAATTTCCTTGGCGTTAAAATTTAACGGCAAATTACTATCTGTTTATGATGTGTTTGATTCAGGATATTACACACAGGCGGAGGGATAACAGAAGAGTTATTAGGACAGATGTTCGAGAGCAACAAAGATAATGCAACAGAAGAGGGTATTAGTCTGCTGATAAGCAGGAAATTAGTGAAGCAAATGAATGGAGATATCCAGTATTTGAGATCTGCTGGATCTTCAACGTTCATCATATCTGTTAAACTTGCTGTTGTCGATAAAGCTACACAATGAAGTTTTTTTACGTTCACTTAAGCTGTCAAATATATAGCTACTACTTACTGGGTAGTCTTATCacttttttttcgtttttaatCTCTGTATAATGTGAGTGTTAGACTTGGCCTTTAGGAGATTACATATTttgaataagaatcaaaaatGTATTTCCTtggttattttaatttgttgttttgtCTCATTTCCCCATTTGATTTTACCACTAATTTGGAACATTGTTCAAGTTTCTTCAAAAATGTAGTTTTGATTgctatatatatcaaattgagGTCATATTATACtttaaattttggaaaaattgaaattttaccTTGCACAAAAATAGAGGAGACAAATACACCGTAAAGACGAGACAACCCACACAATTATCAAATGCATTAGTATGAAAGAGGAACCCACCTTCTATGAAGAATTAAACAAATTCACTTTTCATGTGCAAACAATAAAGAGGAGTTCAAAGACAAATGTAAAAACATCATACATCATCTCTAAACCAAACACATATTTGAGCCTTGATACTGTTGTAGAATGGTTTCGTATTATCATCACCATACTACAACCAATTGAGTCTAGCCCTTTGTAGCATGAAAGAAGCATAATATGATTTTGCCTCCTTCAACTTCAGGTCCATGGCATGAGGTCATACAACATTCACCAACAGAGTATTCATGGGATCAGCATGAAGGTGAGCCTAAGCTGTTTCCAAGTCCTTATAAACCTTGAGTAGTGACACCTGAATATAGAGCCTTCTTGAAAGATTTGAAAGCCCCGtgcaaaaattttattttgcactttatttataataaatatatttattttattaataaacataACATATTTCTTGTTTTATTAAGTTTTTCATATACGAGAGAAAGAGGGGACCTTGTGCGATCGATCACCTCGTACACCTTCAAAGACCCCTCTGCTGAATAGGAGTGTGTGCTGAAAGTGCTGCTTGAGAATAGGCTTAAAGAGCTTTAATTTTTGTTGTGTTTGAAAACTCCTCGGTCTCCCAGACCTTACTAACAACATCCACAAATGAAGTGTTAAATTCAAGAATCGAAAGGACTTCTTACTAGCTTGATGAGGGAAGAAGCGTATCAAAATAGGAGAGTGATCCAGGTACCCTCAGGAAGGGAAGTCACCTCTACAGTAAGGTAGCTACCCTCCTATAGAATATTACACAAGGATTTGTTCCCGAGCTTTATTCAGCCCCCTAATGTTCCACGCAAGGTGTTATTCATGGATGTGGATGGGGTAAAGCCCCCAGCTTCATTTATAGCATTCTTAGAAGTACGAACAATCGGTTCAACAAGGATTGTAAACCCATTcagaagactcaactctcttaaataatgataagagaaattgaagactcaattttcttaaatgatgataattcaaaacacatattcattaaacaaataaattaagtaattacatttagttgtttaagtaagtctaaaatcatatttgatatacatttgataagtaatatatataaatatatatatatatatatatatatatatatatatatatatatatatatatatatatatatatatatatatatatatatatatatatatatatatatatatattaaagttcgaagatattggaatatgcttaaagaacttaagtttattttaaagttgattttataagtcttgaaatacgtttcaaagtcttgaagataattacgcttataatcaggttaatttcgtaattatatttaaaatattttaatacgtcaatgttccttgaaattatatttgaaatattttaataggtcaaggttcattaaaattaactttgatattatttgaaattaagtttgaatattttattacacgttttatcttaaacgttcaaatgttttatatttaaacttgaatttaaatatgtgcttaaattaatttgatgattaaatatattacAAGGTACACatattttactaattatagtacacggctatatttgatgttaaattagttgttatgcaaattatagagttttctattaataagatgatactttaattaacactaaaaatagaaaatgactatttgaattcatactaaaaataggaattaatttaaatgattatttaaacgttgataaatctggtttgtgtttagttttcattatcttgtatgagtactaacgtggcagcatagcattggatattaaagataaattacagcacacaatgacgaaattattttagctgtcaatacacgtcagtttgatgtaaatctc
This region includes:
- the LOC130820805 gene encoding phytochrome A-like, whose protein sequence is MSSSTPNQGSKNFGRLNDKARIMAQTIVDAKLHANFEDSSSDFDYSSSIRATSCIGRKQPPKTDKVTSSYLIRIQKGKIIQPFGCLLALDENTFRVIAYSENASEMLTMVSHVVPSIGNHPMIGIGTDVRTIFTAPSASALQKALEYPDVSLLNPILVHSKASGIPFYAIIHRVTSSLVIDFEPVKLYEVPMTVSGALQSYKLAAKAITRLQSLPSGNLGRLVDTMVQAVFELTGYDRVMAYKFHEDDHGEIVSEITKPNLDPYLGLHYPATDIPQAARFLFMKNKVRLICDCRAKGVQVIQDQIHPFELTLCGSTLRAPHGCHVQYMENMNSIGSLVMAVVVNDEDGENNGAIPATPQQKRKRLWGLVVCHHTSPRFVPFPMRYACEFLAQVFAIHVNKELVLENQFLEKKILKTQTLLCDMLMRDVPLGIVTKSPNIMDLVKCDGAVLLYSDKLWKLGVTPTDDQVRDIALWLSIHHENSTGLSTDSLYKAGYPGALTLGGSFCGMAAVKITSKNIVLWFRSHTAAELKWAGEKHRPNDKDDESKMHPRSSFKVFLEVVKNRSVPWKDFEMDAIYSLQLILRNAFKDREAADVNTSIINSKISDLKIDGIKELKAVTHEMARLIETATVPIFAVDSGGFVNGWNTKISELTGLPVIKAVGKHISELVADTSIDIFWNLLHLALQGKEETNVQFEIKRHHSVVDSPVILVVNACSSKDVNGNVIGACFIAQDITGQKSVMDKFTRIEGDYKAIVHNPTPLIPPIFGTDEFGWCSEWNPAMSKLTGYEREDVIDKMLLGEVFGTQKACCRLKNLESFVNLGVVLNGALSGQDTEKIPIGFFTRNGKFIETLICVSKKLNRDGAVTGVFGFLQLASQDFQDTFHVQRLAEQAALKRLKALAYMKTQIRNPLSGIMFSRKMLEGTDIGEEQRLLLHTSAQCQRQLNKILEDSDLDSIIDGNIELEMVEFSIQDIVVASMSQIMAKSNDKGIRIENETSEEFLKETLCGDSLRLQQVLADFLFVSVTCTPAGGQVGIKVGLVKYKVEESVLLANLEFRILHTGGGITEELLGQMFESNKDNATEEGISLLISRKLVKQMNGDIQYLRSAGSSTFIISVKLAVVDKATQ